In one window of bacterium DNA:
- a CDS encoding hemolysin family protein codes for MTEGQTFLWGFASFFFLIGLSAFFSSSETALFSLTRAQIDELSERKDRAAARLSLLLGNPRRLLVVLLTANTVVNIVAATIAALLTSRVLGARGEVAWLAFAVEVIVVTLLILTLGEVLPKLAAIHNPLKWSLQVAGLLAAVDWLLRPITVVLVPFTDSVARALGIEKRRLWVSEEEIKTLVEVGEERGMLEKSERELIHSIFEFGDTTVREIMVPRTDMACLDVNTPLDKLLETVRETQHTRIPIYEESVDNIVGILHTKDLLLHYPFEHGLNLRSILRKPIFVPETKLIHELLTMFQGQRLHMTIAVDEYGGTAGLVTLEDVIEEIVGDIQDEHDVESPLWTRLDEKTVVADARLDVETVNEILDSHVIPTEQDYETLGGFLLAETGEFPAAGTTVEYHNYQFIIEQVNSHRLGRIRIVHREERHEAQS; via the coding sequence CAGATTGATGAACTTTCGGAGCGCAAGGATCGCGCCGCCGCCCGGCTAAGTCTTCTGCTCGGCAATCCGCGCCGCCTGCTGGTCGTTCTTCTGACCGCCAATACCGTTGTTAATATCGTGGCCGCGACCATCGCCGCGCTGCTCACGTCCCGTGTTCTTGGTGCGCGCGGCGAAGTGGCCTGGCTCGCTTTCGCGGTGGAAGTGATCGTCGTCACGCTGCTCATTCTGACGCTCGGCGAAGTCCTTCCCAAGCTGGCGGCGATTCACAATCCGCTGAAATGGTCGCTGCAGGTGGCGGGACTCCTCGCTGCCGTGGACTGGCTGCTCCGCCCGATTACGGTCGTGCTGGTTCCCTTCACCGATTCCGTCGCCCGCGCGCTCGGCATCGAGAAACGCCGGCTGTGGGTTTCCGAGGAGGAGATCAAGACGCTGGTCGAGGTCGGCGAAGAACGGGGAATGCTGGAAAAATCCGAGCGCGAACTCATCCATTCGATCTTTGAATTCGGAGACACCACCGTCCGCGAGATCATGGTGCCCCGCACCGACATGGCTTGCCTCGACGTCAACACGCCGCTCGACAAGCTCCTCGAAACGGTGCGCGAGACGCAGCATACGCGCATTCCGATCTACGAGGAGAGCGTGGACAACATCGTCGGCATTCTCCATACCAAAGATCTCCTGCTTCATTACCCGTTCGAACACGGACTCAATCTGCGCTCGATCCTTCGCAAGCCGATTTTCGTTCCGGAAACCAAACTGATTCACGAGCTGCTCACGATGTTTCAGGGACAGCGTTTGCACATGACCATCGCCGTGGACGAATACGGCGGCACGGCCGGCTTGGTCACTCTGGAAGACGTGATCGAGGAGATCGTGGGCGATATTCAGGACGAACACGACGTCGAGTCGCCGCTGTGGACTCGCCTCGACGAGAAAACGGTGGTGGCCGACGCCCGCCTCGACGTGGAAACCGTGAACGAGATTCTCGATTCGCACGTTATCCCCACCGAACAGGACTACGAAACGCTGGGCGGATTCCTGCTGGCCGAGACCGGCGAATTCCCGGCCGCGGGAACGACGGTGGAGTATCACAACTATCAATTCATCATCGAACAAGTGAACTCCCATCGCTTGGGACGCATTCGCATCGTCCATCGCGAAGAACGGCACGAGGCCCAGTCGTGA
- the mazG gene encoding nucleoside triphosphate pyrophosphohydrolase: MIRAREEFSRLLDIMARLRAPDGCPWDREQTHRSLRPYLIEETYEVLDSIDREAYGELRKELGDLLLHIVFHCRIAEEENLFNVADVLQAINDKLIRRHPHVFGDGEVKDARHVERQWEKIKLEEPHRPRLLEGVPKHQPALNRAFRVQEKAAGVGFDWPDVGPIWSKIREEIAELETEVQAENERRIEAEIGDLLFSIVNLSRKLGVSPEDALRTSVEKFTRRFNYIEETLTKNGRSLHDSNLEEMDALWDQAKKGEVE, encoded by the coding sequence ATGATCCGTGCCCGCGAAGAGTTCTCCCGCCTGCTCGACATCATGGCTCGCTTGCGCGCTCCCGACGGCTGCCCGTGGGATCGCGAGCAAACCCATCGTAGCCTGCGACCCTATCTCATCGAGGAGACCTACGAGGTTCTCGACAGCATTGACCGCGAGGCCTACGGGGAACTCCGCAAGGAACTGGGCGATCTTCTTCTGCATATCGTTTTCCATTGCCGGATCGCCGAAGAAGAAAATCTGTTCAACGTTGCCGATGTTCTGCAGGCGATCAACGACAAACTCATCCGCCGCCATCCGCACGTCTTCGGAGACGGTGAAGTTAAGGACGCGCGCCACGTCGAAAGGCAGTGGGAGAAGATCAAGCTTGAGGAACCGCATCGTCCGCGGCTGCTCGAAGGCGTTCCCAAGCATCAGCCCGCCCTCAACCGCGCGTTCCGCGTGCAGGAGAAAGCCGCCGGAGTCGGATTCGACTGGCCGGACGTCGGCCCCATCTGGTCGAAAATCCGCGAAGAGATCGCCGAACTCGAAACCGAAGTTCAAGCGGAAAACGAGCGCCGGATCGAAGCGGAAATCGGCGATCTCTTGTTCAGCATCGTGAATCTGTCCCGCAAACTCGGCGTCAGCCCGGAGGATGCGCTGCGCACCTCCGTCGAGAAGTTCACCCGCCGTTTCAATTATATCGAGGAGACGCTCACGAAAAACGGCCGCTCGCTTCACGACTCGAATCTTGAGGAAATGGATGCTCTGTGGGACCAGGCGAAGAAGGGGGAAGTCGAGTAG
- the hflX gene encoding GTPase HflX, which produces MSQRSRANRNRPSSYGWPDGRNPDSSAGDDSRERVLLIGAQRSGEPAALILEYMDELQMLAQTAGAVVVGSEITKRSRPDPATLVGKGKVGELAEIAKETKADLLVFDDDLTPAQVRNLEQGIGCRVIDRTGLILDIFARRARTHEAKTQVELAQLRYLLPRLAGAWTHLERQRGGIGLRGPGETQIETDRRIVRTRIRVLESELRHVERIRRTQRAGRYEVFKFALAGYTNVGKSSLMNVLTDAGVYEENLLFATLDSTTRSLGFGSGSRAVITDTVGFIRKLPPALVASFRSTLAEITEADCILHIVDIASPSWPDQAAEVVRILSEMGLADRRQVVVFNKVDLLPDEEARRTALRDYPEALFVSARSGSGLDDLRERMKMEVAANLIELEIAIGPADGRLLVELYRVGEVLEERQDGSQLLLRVRLAATSARRLRLLA; this is translated from the coding sequence ATGTCGCAACGTTCGCGAGCCAATCGCAATCGCCCCTCTTCCTATGGCTGGCCGGACGGCCGCAACCCGGACTCTTCGGCGGGTGACGATTCCCGCGAGCGGGTGCTGCTGATCGGGGCGCAACGGTCCGGCGAACCGGCCGCGCTGATTCTCGAATACATGGACGAGCTCCAGATGCTTGCCCAAACGGCGGGCGCCGTCGTGGTCGGCAGCGAGATTACCAAACGTTCCCGTCCCGATCCGGCTACGTTGGTGGGAAAGGGGAAAGTGGGGGAACTGGCCGAGATTGCGAAGGAGACAAAAGCTGACCTGCTGGTTTTCGATGATGACCTCACGCCCGCTCAAGTTCGCAATCTTGAACAAGGCATTGGTTGCCGGGTGATTGACCGCACCGGCCTCATCTTGGATATCTTCGCCCGCCGCGCCCGTACTCATGAGGCGAAGACGCAGGTCGAACTCGCCCAGCTCCGCTACCTGCTGCCGCGACTTGCCGGCGCGTGGACGCACTTGGAACGGCAGCGAGGCGGCATCGGACTGCGAGGGCCGGGCGAAACCCAGATCGAAACCGACCGCCGGATTGTGCGTACCCGGATTCGTGTTCTCGAAAGTGAGCTGCGCCACGTCGAGCGAATCCGCCGAACCCAACGGGCGGGGCGGTACGAGGTCTTCAAGTTCGCGCTTGCCGGTTACACCAATGTCGGCAAGTCCAGCCTCATGAACGTGTTGACCGATGCGGGAGTGTATGAAGAGAACCTCCTGTTCGCGACCCTTGATTCGACCACCCGTTCGTTGGGCTTTGGATCGGGATCACGGGCCGTTATCACCGACACGGTCGGCTTCATCCGCAAACTGCCCCCCGCGCTGGTGGCCAGCTTCCGCTCCACATTGGCCGAGATCACCGAAGCTGACTGTATCCTTCATATTGTGGATATTGCGTCTCCCTCTTGGCCCGATCAGGCTGCCGAGGTTGTCCGCATCCTGTCGGAAATGGGTTTGGCGGACCGCCGCCAGGTCGTCGTCTTTAATAAGGTAGACTTGCTTCCCGACGAGGAGGCCCGCCGCACCGCTCTTCGGGACTATCCGGAAGCGCTCTTCGTCAGTGCCCGCAGCGGCTCTGGACTGGACGATCTCCGCGAACGAATGAAGATGGAGGTGGCGGCAAACCTTATAGAACTGGAGATTGCCATTGGTCCTGCCGACGGACGGCTATTGGTTGAGCTCTACCGGGTGGGAGAGGTTCTCGAAGAACGGCAGGATGGAAGTCAACTCTTGCTCCGCGTTCGACTTGCAGCAACCTCCGCCCGGCGACTTCGGTTACTCGCCTGA
- a CDS encoding XRE family transcriptional regulator, with translation MKIGERIRNLRLASSLTQEELADRADLTKGFISQLERDQTSISVDSLLQILRVLNVKVTDFFHEGAAEKVVYDQAERTALLGTGAERFELLIPGGANREMEAALVYMQPGEKTYAVKPFQGEAFGYVLKGILTLRFGAEQHMARAGNSFYFSGEREHVLENTSGRPVEFVWVTTPPVF, from the coding sequence TTGAAGATAGGGGAGCGAATACGGAACCTGCGGCTGGCCAGCAGCCTGACCCAAGAGGAGCTTGCGGATCGGGCGGATCTGACCAAAGGGTTCATCTCCCAGCTTGAGCGGGATCAAACCAGTATTTCGGTAGACAGCCTGCTGCAGATCCTGCGGGTCCTGAACGTCAAGGTGACGGACTTCTTCCACGAAGGCGCGGCAGAAAAGGTCGTATACGATCAAGCCGAGCGCACGGCTCTTCTGGGTACGGGTGCCGAGCGGTTCGAGCTCCTGATCCCCGGGGGAGCGAACCGGGAAATGGAGGCGGCCCTCGTATACATGCAGCCCGGTGAAAAAACCTATGCCGTCAAGCCTTTTCAGGGCGAGGCGTTTGGTTACGTATTGAAAGGAATCCTCACGTTACGGTTCGGCGCCGAACAACATATGGCGCGGGCCGGTAATAGTTTCTACTTCTCCGGCGAACGCGAGCACGTGCTGGAAAACACCAGCGGCCGGCCGGTGGAATTCGTTTGGGTTACGACGCCGCCCGTATTTTAG